A single Acidobacteriota bacterium DNA region contains:
- a CDS encoding DUF4203 domain-containing protein, with protein MLPASYQWPAAVLLLAGGLLSCFLGYRIFRVVLGIYGFVLGALVATSVLAPVETSTTLLVALGGGLAGALLLVFAYFVGVALVGAALGAVVVHLVWGYVGGDPHPLVVIVACVLGALGSLSLQRYVIVVGTAFGGAWTLLVGALTLAGHEAAAAATRGEGWLTYPLSPAPGERWVQVAWIVLGVAGTIVQLGVTARAPASKKRKR; from the coding sequence ATGCTCCCGGCGTCCTACCAGTGGCCGGCCGCGGTGCTGCTGCTCGCCGGCGGGTTGCTCTCCTGTTTCCTCGGCTACCGCATCTTCCGCGTCGTTCTCGGCATTTACGGCTTCGTCCTCGGCGCGCTCGTCGCGACCTCGGTGCTGGCGCCCGTCGAGACGTCGACGACGCTGCTCGTGGCGCTCGGCGGTGGCCTGGCTGGTGCGCTGCTGCTCGTCTTCGCGTACTTCGTCGGCGTGGCGCTCGTCGGCGCGGCGCTCGGGGCGGTCGTCGTGCACCTCGTCTGGGGGTACGTCGGCGGCGACCCGCATCCCCTGGTCGTGATCGTCGCCTGCGTCCTTGGCGCCCTCGGTTCCCTCTCGCTGCAGCGATACGTCATTGTCGTCGGTACCGCGTTCGGCGGGGCTTGGACCCTGCTCGTCGGCGCGCTGACGCTCGCGGGCCACGAGGCAGCCGCGGCCGCCACGCGTGGCGAGGGCTGGCTCACGTATCCGCTGTCGCCGGCGCCGGGCGAGCGCTGGGTGCAGGTCGCCTGGATCGTCCTCGGCGTGGCCGGCACGATCGTCCAGCTCGGGGTCACGGCCCGCGCCCCGGCGTCCAAGAAGCGCAAGCGGTGA